One genomic region from Haloarcula taiwanensis encodes:
- a CDS encoding acetyl-CoA synthetase codes for MSEQNHVDSIVHEPSHAFVESTNVWKFMQAYDIDNYDELIERTTTDLPEEPDSGVEWFWDLLPEYLDIEFFEDYDQVRDNSAGPQFTDWYTGGTINAAHNVLDRHAARDSPTRNTVALIWEGEPGDVREVTYHELNRQASKVANYLESVGVGTGDTVGLYMPMVPEVASILYGCLKVGAIAVPIFSGFGVDATATRIADAECSVLFTGDGFYRRGSGVHLKGSADEAIKQAGEELGTTPVEHTVVYDRLGVADDPDETIRWTRRDEWWDEAIETADDEYAATELPSNQESMLLYSSGTTGKPKGIVHTHAGALMQAAKEIYFGFDHKPSDRFFWVSDIGWMMGPWTLLGNHAFGGTVFMYEGAPDHPEPDRFWEMIDRHDITTFGVSPTAIRALRKKGDEWLDGHDLSSLRLLGSTGEPWDPESWQWFYENVGNEDCPIINISGGTEIMGCFLMPMPIQSLKPCTLGGPGLGMNIDIVDSAGESIADTHERGYLVARDSCPSMTRSLWSGDERYLNEYWSTWDDVWDHGDWAQKDEDGLWFLHGRADDVLNVAGRKVGPAEVEGAAMEHDAVNQAAAVGAPDDTTGTAVVLYTVLEPGYEPSADLRDDIRAAVGEELGKPFRPREVLFVDEFPKTQSGKIIRRAIAGVYRGEDLGDMSSIENPEALDEVRDAS; via the coding sequence ATGAGCGAACAAAACCACGTCGACTCCATCGTCCACGAACCGAGCCACGCGTTCGTCGAATCGACGAACGTCTGGAAATTCATGCAGGCGTACGACATCGACAACTACGACGAACTCATCGAGCGAACGACCACAGACCTACCCGAGGAACCCGACTCGGGCGTCGAGTGGTTCTGGGACCTGCTCCCGGAGTACCTCGACATCGAGTTCTTCGAAGACTACGATCAGGTCCGGGACAATAGTGCGGGGCCACAGTTCACCGACTGGTACACCGGCGGGACAATCAACGCCGCCCACAACGTCTTGGACCGCCACGCAGCGCGGGACAGCCCGACCCGAAACACAGTCGCGCTCATCTGGGAGGGCGAACCCGGCGACGTGCGGGAAGTCACGTACCACGAACTGAATCGGCAGGCCAGTAAAGTAGCGAACTACCTGGAGTCCGTCGGCGTCGGCACCGGCGACACCGTCGGCCTGTATATGCCGATGGTTCCCGAAGTCGCGTCGATACTGTACGGCTGTCTCAAGGTCGGCGCAATCGCCGTCCCCATCTTCTCCGGGTTCGGCGTCGACGCGACGGCGACCCGTATCGCCGACGCCGAGTGTTCCGTCCTGTTCACCGGCGACGGCTTCTACCGCCGCGGTTCCGGTGTCCACCTCAAGGGCAGCGCGGACGAGGCCATCAAGCAGGCCGGCGAAGAACTGGGGACGACGCCGGTCGAACACACTGTCGTCTACGACCGCCTCGGCGTCGCGGACGACCCCGACGAGACGATCCGCTGGACCCGCCGCGATGAGTGGTGGGACGAGGCTATCGAGACCGCCGACGACGAGTACGCGGCCACAGAGCTTCCGAGCAATCAGGAGTCGATGCTGCTGTACTCCTCTGGAACGACCGGCAAGCCGAAGGGTATCGTCCACACGCACGCCGGCGCGCTCATGCAGGCGGCCAAAGAGATATACTTCGGCTTCGACCACAAGCCCAGCGACCGCTTCTTCTGGGTGAGCGACATCGGCTGGATGATGGGGCCATGGACGCTGCTGGGGAACCACGCCTTCGGCGGGACTGTCTTCATGTACGAGGGCGCGCCGGACCACCCGGAACCGGACCGCTTCTGGGAGATGATCGACCGGCACGACATCACCACCTTCGGTGTCTCGCCGACCGCGATTCGGGCGCTCCGCAAGAAGGGCGACGAGTGGCTGGACGGGCACGACCTCTCAAGCTTGCGGCTGTTGGGGTCGACCGGCGAACCTTGGGACCCCGAGAGCTGGCAGTGGTTCTACGAGAACGTGGGCAACGAGGACTGTCCAATCATCAATATCTCCGGCGGGACCGAGATCATGGGGTGTTTCCTGATGCCGATGCCGATTCAGTCGCTCAAGCCCTGCACGCTGGGCGGTCCGGGGCTGGGGATGAACATCGACATTGTCGACTCCGCCGGCGAATCCATCGCTGACACGCACGAGCGCGGCTATCTGGTCGCTCGGGACTCCTGTCCGTCGATGACGAGGTCGCTGTGGAGCGGCGACGAACGCTACCTGAACGAGTACTGGTCGACGTGGGACGACGTCTGGGACCACGGTGACTGGGCACAGAAGGACGAGGACGGCCTCTGGTTCCTCCACGGCCGGGCCGACGACGTGCTCAACGTCGCTGGACGGAAGGTCGGACCGGCGGAAGTCGAAGGCGCGGCGATGGAACACGACGCCGTTAATCAGGCTGCCGCCGTCGGTGCCCCGGACGACACCACCGGCACTGCCGTCGTTCTCTACACCGTGCTCGAGCCCGGCTACGAACCCTCGGCCGACCTCCGCGACGATATTCGCGCCGCCGTCGGCGAGGAACTCGGTAAGCCGTTCCGGCCCCGCGAGGTACTGTTTGTCGACGAGTTCCCCAAGACGCAGAGCGGGAAAATAATCCGCCGAGCAATTGCTGGCGTCTACCGCGGGGAGGACCTGGGTGATATGTCCAGCATCGAGAACCCAGAGGCGCTTGACGAGGTCCGCGACGCGTCGTAA
- a CDS encoding nodulation protein, producing MSESAEFPDYLDVDYTDGEGEDPEEYPTVNHKIEKAIEVTKTGLEEYKNPVVMWTGGKDSTLTLYFVKEVAERFDLEVPPVVFIDHYQHFDELIDFVEHWADEWDLDVIWARNEDVGNYVDENGLEPGDDIPVDELSEHNQHHIRNILEYEEDTFPFLLDTYVGNHLLKTVALNDTIEEHDVDGILSGIRWDEQESRADETFFSPRHDPDIYPPHDRIQSILQFAEADVWEAFWNFVVPDTVEGYPDDGYVPQGQDDLPEGIEKEDVPVSPKYFAGFRSLGSEVSTDKSAEEPAWLQDMANTTERAGRAQDKEDLMERLRDLGYM from the coding sequence ATGTCCGAATCAGCAGAGTTCCCGGACTATCTGGACGTTGATTACACTGACGGGGAAGGCGAAGACCCCGAAGAGTACCCGACTGTCAACCACAAGATCGAGAAGGCTATCGAGGTTACGAAGACTGGCCTCGAAGAGTACAAGAACCCTGTCGTGATGTGGACCGGCGGCAAGGACTCGACGCTGACGCTGTACTTCGTCAAGGAAGTCGCCGAGCGGTTCGACCTCGAAGTCCCACCGGTCGTCTTCATCGACCACTACCAGCACTTCGACGAGCTCATCGACTTCGTCGAGCACTGGGCCGACGAGTGGGACCTCGACGTCATCTGGGCGCGCAACGAGGACGTGGGCAACTACGTCGACGAGAACGGTCTCGAACCGGGTGACGACATCCCTGTCGACGAACTCTCCGAGCACAACCAGCACCACATCCGGAACATCCTCGAATACGAGGAGGACACGTTCCCGTTCCTGCTCGACACCTACGTCGGCAACCACCTCCTGAAGACGGTGGCGCTCAACGACACTATCGAGGAACACGACGTCGACGGCATCCTGTCGGGCATCCGCTGGGACGAGCAGGAGTCTCGCGCCGACGAGACGTTCTTCTCGCCGCGTCACGACCCGGACATCTACCCGCCGCACGACCGCATCCAGTCGATTCTCCAGTTCGCGGAGGCTGACGTGTGGGAAGCCTTCTGGAACTTCGTCGTCCCAGACACAGTCGAGGGGTACCCGGACGACGGCTACGTCCCGCAGGGCCAAGACGACCTGCCCGAGGGCATCGAGAAGGAAGACGTACCGGTCTCGCCGAAGTACTTCGCTGGATTCCGTTCGCTCGGGAGCGAGGTCAGCACCGACAAGTCCGCGGAAGAGCCTGCCTGGCTGCAGGACATGGCGAACACGACCGAGCGCGCCGGCCGCGCCCAGGACAAGGAAGACCTGATGGAGCGCCTGCGCGACCTCGGCTACATGTAA
- a CDS encoding ABC transporter substrate-binding protein yields the protein MKRTTTDHDSEGIGRRQLLSAIGGSAVAAALAGCSTLLSDSDTADQGGQSGGGISEEPIQAGLLTFTRGAPGVLGIQAQRGAELAVQRINEAGGIGGQREIELDVVNEGSNPLDSYNQFIEEGKEVTFGPISSGTHSQIAPEVEKNEVINVGTDGTVTTLYEETVTDPTYSFRFQNYDIMEVVTMAREAVERIGADNISTVAGVNPGYSFGEDEMRVFTQAIQKLTDAEIVYEGFPELGASDMSNHITSINNEEPDVTFSSLWGGDVTTFVRQANANDMFENTTVFGTTLYSAAGDVPGDALAGTDIYSGSRNYYWGLPALGNWQPGRELFDAATQQDGVTVPTAHYMSGYGAVTAWATAVEKAIDLLGTYPSQEQIAQVLEGHGFFTPAGYHNIAEDHQGASNSFAGQMVYNDDLGAARLEDVNTYAATETAPPPGVTGSDWLDSWSA from the coding sequence ATGAAACGAACGACAACGGACCATGACAGCGAAGGTATCGGCAGGCGACAACTGCTCTCCGCGATTGGCGGCTCGGCCGTCGCCGCAGCGCTCGCTGGCTGCTCGACGTTGCTGAGCGACAGCGACACGGCGGACCAGGGCGGGCAGTCCGGCGGCGGCATCTCCGAGGAACCGATACAGGCCGGGCTGTTGACGTTCACCCGTGGCGCCCCGGGCGTCCTCGGGATTCAGGCCCAGCGCGGGGCCGAGCTCGCAGTCCAGCGCATCAACGAGGCGGGCGGCATCGGCGGGCAACGAGAAATCGAACTGGACGTGGTCAACGAGGGGTCAAATCCCCTTGACAGCTACAACCAGTTCATCGAGGAAGGGAAAGAGGTCACCTTCGGTCCTATCTCCAGTGGCACGCACAGTCAGATCGCCCCCGAAGTCGAGAAAAACGAGGTCATCAACGTCGGGACCGACGGGACGGTGACGACGCTCTACGAGGAGACGGTCACCGACCCGACCTACTCCTTCCGCTTCCAGAACTACGACATCATGGAGGTGGTGACGATGGCCCGCGAGGCCGTCGAGCGCATCGGCGCTGACAACATCTCGACCGTCGCCGGTGTCAACCCCGGTTACTCCTTCGGCGAGGACGAGATGCGGGTGTTCACACAGGCCATTCAGAAGCTCACGGACGCCGAAATCGTCTACGAGGGATTCCCGGAACTCGGGGCCAGTGACATGTCGAATCACATCACCTCGATCAACAACGAAGAGCCGGACGTGACCTTCTCTAGCCTCTGGGGCGGCGACGTGACGACGTTCGTCCGGCAGGCCAACGCCAACGACATGTTCGAGAACACGACGGTGTTCGGCACGACGCTGTACAGCGCGGCCGGCGACGTGCCGGGCGATGCACTGGCCGGGACGGACATCTACTCCGGGTCGCGCAACTACTACTGGGGCCTGCCGGCGCTCGGGAACTGGCAGCCCGGCCGCGAACTGTTCGACGCCGCGACACAGCAGGATGGCGTGACGGTCCCGACGGCTCACTACATGAGCGGGTACGGGGCGGTCACCGCCTGGGCGACGGCCGTCGAGAAGGCCATCGACCTGCTGGGCACCTACCCGAGTCAGGAGCAGATCGCGCAGGTTCTGGAGGGCCACGGCTTCTTCACACCGGCCGGCTACCACAACATCGCCGAGGACCATCAGGGCGCGTCGAACTCCTTCGCCGGGCAGATGGTGTACAACGACGATCTCGGCGCGGCCAGGCTCGAAGACGTGAACACCTACGCCGCCACCGAGACAGCGCCGCCGCCGGGCGTTACCGGGAGCGACTGGCTGGACAGCTGGAGCGCCTGA
- a CDS encoding D-beta-hydroxybutyrate dehydrogenase: MASSTSHERLEVEPIDESSILFVDDDHYTSDTVCLVTGGGSGIGRATALAMAANGVTAVATDIDADGLGEVADTAAALDLDGTVETVTGDLANDADIEAIVETAASHGTVRYLANIAGLQHIDAIEDFPMEKYDQMHDVMLRAPLALSKRVIPHIRRTDDGVGAIGNMASVHGHYVTSDKVAYNVSKFGLRGLTQSIAAEGGDGLRGFSISTGYVKTPLVVDQIPDTAEQRGISVDEVIDDVMLGQARVKEMMDPIDVANLFVFGFSAHADHLNGGDLLFDGGMTKTYE, encoded by the coding sequence ATGGCATCCAGCACCTCTCACGAACGGCTCGAAGTCGAGCCGATCGACGAGTCCTCGATCCTGTTCGTCGACGACGACCACTACACGAGCGACACCGTCTGTCTGGTGACCGGCGGCGGGTCGGGCATCGGGCGGGCGACGGCGCTGGCGATGGCCGCCAACGGGGTGACCGCCGTCGCGACGGACATCGACGCGGACGGCCTCGGCGAAGTCGCGGACACAGCGGCGGCCCTCGACCTCGATGGGACCGTCGAGACAGTGACCGGCGACCTCGCGAATGATGCGGACATCGAGGCCATCGTCGAGACTGCGGCTTCTCACGGCACGGTTCGCTACCTCGCCAATATCGCCGGCCTCCAGCATATCGACGCCATCGAGGACTTCCCGATGGAGAAGTACGACCAGATGCACGACGTGATGTTGCGCGCCCCGCTCGCGCTGTCGAAACGCGTCATCCCTCACATCCGCCGGACCGACGACGGCGTCGGTGCCATCGGGAACATGGCGTCTGTTCACGGACACTACGTGACCTCGGATAAGGTGGCCTACAACGTCTCGAAGTTCGGCCTGCGGGGGCTGACACAGTCAATCGCCGCCGAGGGCGGTGACGGGCTCCGCGGGTTCTCTATCAGCACCGGCTACGTCAAGACGCCGCTGGTCGTCGACCAGATCCCCGACACTGCCGAGCAACGAGGAATCAGCGTCGACGAGGTCATCGACGACGTGATGCTGGGACAGGCCCGGGTCAAGGAGATGATGGACCCCATCGACGTGGCGAACCTCTTCGTGTTTGGCTTCTCGGCCCACGCCGACCATCTCAACGGCGGGGACCTGCTGTTCGACGGCGGCATGACAAAGACGTACGAGTGA
- a CDS encoding ABC transporter ATP-binding protein, giving the protein MLEARNLRKSFGELVATDDITLEFGKEEGELVFIVGPNGAGKTTFINLLTGFLSPDEGSIVLDGDDITGMSANGRVDAGIARSFQVVKVFEEMTVRENLRTVVLTERDKTWSLFSMADGHEEVEAQVEELLEKFRLEDAADTVAEELPHGDRKLLDVAMSFGLDPDYLLLDEPTSGVSTREKEYVIETIVEVGRAEGVTTVTIEHDMDIVTEYADRVVALHQGAVHGVGPPTMLETDDELRRLLLGVGEDE; this is encoded by the coding sequence ATGCTCGAAGCACGCAATCTGCGGAAGTCCTTCGGTGAACTGGTCGCAACGGACGATATCACGCTCGAATTCGGCAAGGAGGAAGGCGAACTCGTCTTCATCGTCGGCCCGAACGGGGCCGGGAAGACGACGTTCATCAACCTCCTCACCGGCTTCCTCTCACCGGATGAGGGCTCCATCGTCCTCGACGGCGACGACATCACCGGGATGTCGGCGAACGGGCGCGTCGACGCCGGTATCGCTCGGAGCTTTCAGGTCGTCAAGGTGTTTGAGGAGATGACGGTCCGGGAGAACCTCCGAACAGTCGTGCTGACCGAACGGGACAAGACCTGGAGCCTGTTCTCGATGGCCGACGGTCACGAGGAGGTCGAGGCACAGGTCGAGGAACTGCTCGAGAAGTTCCGCCTAGAAGACGCGGCCGACACCGTCGCTGAAGAGCTCCCCCACGGCGACCGAAAACTGCTCGACGTGGCGATGTCGTTCGGCCTCGACCCGGATTACCTCCTGCTCGACGAGCCGACCTCCGGGGTGTCGACCCGTGAGAAGGAGTACGTCATCGAGACCATTGTCGAGGTCGGCCGGGCCGAGGGCGTCACGACGGTCACCATCGAGCACGACATGGACATCGTCACGGAGTACGCCGACCGCGTCGTCGCGCTCCATCAGGGCGCAGTCCACGGGGTCGGCCCGCCGACGATGCTCGAAACCGACGACGAACTCCGGCGGCTCCTCCTTGGGGTGGGTGAGGATGAGTAG
- a CDS encoding (2Fe-2S)-binding protein, which yields MTEHTVTFVGTGEEITVSEKETILSRCIEEGIAQEYSCRVGMCLACSAEIVEGSVTQPAARGLTDRERENYALTCMARPQSDLKLDRGKYPPSIEGDVTPEDGDPTPADD from the coding sequence ATGACCGAGCATACGGTGACATTTGTGGGGACTGGCGAGGAGATTACTGTCTCCGAGAAGGAGACGATTCTCTCGCGGTGTATCGAGGAGGGTATCGCACAGGAGTACTCCTGCCGCGTGGGGATGTGCCTGGCTTGTTCGGCGGAAATTGTCGAGGGGTCGGTTACCCAGCCTGCCGCCCGTGGACTGACCGACCGGGAACGGGAGAACTACGCACTGACCTGCATGGCACGACCGCAGTCGGACCTGAAACTCGACCGCGGGAAGTACCCGCCCAGTATTGAAGGGGATGTGACCCCGGAAGACGGCGACCCCACACCAGCGGACGACTAG
- a CDS encoding branched-chain amino acid ABC transporter permease encodes MPERIDRDGTPAYRFLGVELTRREGAFLVFGVVFLFLIPDIASLSDSLQLSVIHQGLLFGFAAVGLNLLLRHTKLTSFGHAAFFGTGAYATAVLARYAGVQSVGLLLLGAIAAATVMAAIIGVLSLRHTGLYFALLTLAFGQLLYAIALGQSALGGSDGLPIRPGPANQPLLFGTAFSPDVYQILTYYLTVVVILVGLFVMYRITQSPFRNALDAIGQERTRARFIGLPVRRYVWAAFVISGLYGGVAGGLYAVVRQYVRPEGTLFFLRSGDILFMAILGGFRTLVGPLIGGVVLIFLQDVGQDITQYYEFLTGVVLLILVYGFPRGIVGSLRSGGVVNARLSELRREPSILSTWGRSAAQSIERKVTAALTSLRIILFGVD; translated from the coding sequence ATGCCTGAGCGCATCGACCGCGACGGAACGCCAGCGTACCGCTTCCTCGGGGTTGAGCTGACCCGTCGGGAAGGAGCCTTTCTCGTCTTCGGGGTCGTGTTCCTGTTCCTCATCCCCGACATCGCGAGCCTCTCAGATAGCCTCCAGCTCAGCGTCATCCATCAGGGGCTGTTGTTCGGCTTCGCGGCAGTCGGACTGAATCTCCTGCTTCGCCATACGAAGCTCACATCGTTTGGCCACGCGGCCTTCTTCGGCACCGGCGCGTACGCGACTGCAGTCCTCGCACGCTATGCCGGCGTCCAGAGCGTCGGCCTGCTGTTGCTCGGGGCCATCGCGGCCGCGACGGTGATGGCTGCCATCATCGGGGTCCTGTCGCTGCGACACACGGGGTTGTACTTCGCGCTCCTGACGCTGGCCTTCGGACAGCTCCTCTACGCAATCGCGCTCGGACAGAGCGCCCTCGGCGGGAGCGACGGACTTCCGATTCGGCCGGGGCCGGCGAACCAGCCGCTTCTGTTCGGGACTGCGTTCAGCCCCGATGTGTACCAGATTCTGACGTACTACCTGACAGTGGTCGTCATCCTCGTCGGCCTGTTCGTGATGTACCGCATCACGCAGTCGCCGTTCCGCAACGCCTTAGACGCCATCGGGCAGGAGCGGACCCGGGCGCGGTTCATCGGCCTGCCGGTCAGACGGTACGTCTGGGCCGCGTTCGTCATCTCGGGCCTCTACGGCGGCGTGGCGGGCGGGCTGTACGCCGTCGTCCGCCAGTACGTCCGCCCGGAGGGGACGCTGTTTTTTCTCCGGTCGGGCGACATCCTGTTCATGGCAATTCTGGGCGGGTTCCGGACGCTGGTCGGCCCGCTCATCGGCGGTGTCGTCCTCATATTCCTGCAGGACGTGGGGCAGGACATCACCCAGTACTACGAGTTCCTGACCGGCGTGGTGCTCCTGATACTGGTGTATGGGTTCCCACGGGGCATCGTCGGGTCCCTCCGGTCCGGCGGTGTCGTCAACGCGCGGCTCAGTGAACTGCGCCGGGAACCGTCCATCCTGTCGACGTGGGGCCGGAGCGCCGCGCAGTCGATAGAACGGAAGGTGACAGCGGCACTGACCAGCCTGCGGATAATCCTCTTTGGAGTCGATTGA
- a CDS encoding MFS transporter — MTDRTDRGVLAGVIFAVLLAQVLLYPGVDRLVRRLGATTDLNASMWFLAAEFGAFVVFAGVWGVLSDATGRRTPYIAGGAGAGAVLYALIAWLPEAVSLPFVGVLVLRVLQGGATIAAFSLAMTMLMDLGGGHGKNMGAAGIAIGSGTALGAPLGGQLYEIQTTLPLYVASTLSLVVAVAALLVTDRAPSDGRSGLSATVSGLKQRPTLGVPYAFGFIDRLTAGFFALVGTLYFRETFELGPGETGVMLALFFAPFALLQYPFGILSDRIGRTGPIVVGSVLYGLTVVGVGQAPTVTIAGAGMVLTGVIGALMAPATMALVSDLASETERGTAMAGFNIFGSVGFLAGILVGGTVAGAFGYPAAFLVAGGTEVVLAVLALPGLLRLEQPTEDAVRG, encoded by the coding sequence GTGACCGACCGCACAGACCGGGGCGTTCTCGCGGGCGTTATCTTTGCCGTGTTGCTGGCGCAGGTCCTGCTGTATCCGGGTGTCGACAGACTCGTCCGGAGGCTGGGTGCGACCACGGACCTGAATGCGAGCATGTGGTTCCTCGCCGCTGAGTTCGGGGCTTTCGTCGTTTTCGCTGGCGTGTGGGGCGTGCTCAGCGACGCCACCGGACGGCGAACGCCATACATCGCCGGCGGGGCGGGCGCGGGCGCAGTGCTGTACGCCCTCATCGCGTGGCTTCCCGAGGCAGTCTCGCTTCCATTTGTCGGCGTGCTGGTCTTGCGGGTGCTGCAGGGTGGAGCGACAATCGCCGCGTTCTCCCTGGCGATGACGATGCTGATGGACCTCGGCGGCGGCCACGGCAAGAATATGGGTGCGGCAGGCATTGCGATCGGCAGTGGCACAGCGCTCGGAGCGCCACTCGGCGGCCAACTGTACGAAATTCAGACGACGCTTCCGCTGTACGTGGCGAGCACGCTGTCACTCGTCGTCGCAGTGGCTGCCTTGCTTGTCACCGACCGCGCACCGTCGGACGGGCGGTCGGGCCTTTCTGCGACCGTGTCCGGGCTCAAACAGCGGCCGACGCTCGGCGTGCCGTACGCCTTCGGGTTCATTGACCGCCTCACCGCGGGCTTTTTCGCGCTCGTCGGCACCCTGTATTTCAGAGAGACGTTCGAGCTTGGACCCGGCGAAACCGGCGTCATGCTGGCGCTTTTTTTCGCCCCGTTCGCCCTCTTGCAGTATCCCTTCGGCATCCTCTCTGACCGCATCGGCCGAACCGGTCCGATTGTTGTCGGGTCGGTGCTGTACGGACTCACTGTTGTCGGCGTCGGGCAAGCGCCGACGGTCACCATCGCCGGCGCAGGGATGGTACTGACCGGCGTTATCGGCGCGCTGATGGCCCCGGCGACGATGGCGCTCGTGTCGGACCTCGCCAGCGAAACGGAGCGCGGCACCGCTATGGCCGGGTTCAACATTTTCGGTAGCGTTGGCTTCCTCGCTGGCATCCTCGTCGGTGGCACCGTCGCTGGCGCTTTCGGCTACCCCGCCGCGTTCCTCGTCGCCGGCGGGACGGAAGTCGTCCTCGCGGTGCTCGCACTGCCCGGACTGCTACGGCTGGAGCAGCCGACCGAGGATGCCGTCAGGGGCTGA
- a CDS encoding ABC transporter ATP-binding protein: protein MSSDSLLSVRGLNAAVEGFQVTEDIDLDVNAGEAVGLVGRNGAGKTSTFRGIMGLTPVWSGSVKFRGEELTSIRSELIPKRGIGYQPEDRKLFTGMTVDENFRLPIWTSGEARAIDDEDAVIESVYDVLTELDDRRNAKVQNLSGGQAKMVAIGRALALQPDLLILDEPLEGLAPVVVESLKRYIRAINDRGIAVLIAESNVTHVPEVVDRLYVIERGDIIASGDPEELAADEDIQKLMQGSGAE, encoded by the coding sequence ATGAGTAGCGACTCGCTGCTGTCCGTTCGCGGCCTCAACGCCGCCGTCGAGGGGTTCCAGGTGACCGAGGACATCGACCTCGACGTGAACGCCGGCGAGGCGGTCGGGCTCGTTGGCCGCAACGGAGCCGGTAAGACGAGTACCTTCCGCGGTATCATGGGTCTGACACCGGTCTGGAGCGGCTCAGTCAAATTTCGCGGCGAGGAGCTGACCAGCATCCGCTCGGAGCTGATTCCCAAGCGAGGCATCGGCTATCAGCCCGAAGACCGGAAGCTGTTTACCGGGATGACTGTCGACGAGAACTTCCGGCTCCCGATATGGACCAGCGGGGAGGCCCGCGCCATCGACGACGAGGACGCAGTTATCGAGAGCGTCTACGACGTGCTCACCGAACTCGATGACCGCCGGAACGCGAAGGTCCAGAACCTCAGTGGCGGCCAGGCGAAAATGGTCGCTATCGGCCGGGCGCTGGCGCTCCAGCCTGATTTGCTCATCCTCGACGAACCACTGGAGGGATTAGCTCCGGTCGTCGTCGAGAGCCTCAAGCGCTACATCCGGGCTATCAACGACCGAGGCATCGCGGTTCTCATCGCGGAGTCCAACGTCACGCACGTCCCAGAAGTCGTGGACCGCCTGTACGTCATCGAGCGCGGAGATATCATCGCCAGCGGCGACCCCGAAGAGCTAGCGGCCGACGAAGACATCCAGAAACTGATGCAGGGGAGCGGGGCGGAGTAG
- a CDS encoding branched-chain amino acid ABC transporter permease, translated as MAVTPTAALVQTLNGIQFGFILFMIASGLTVILGILDVLNLAHGELFSLGAYTAIGVFGFLIGIVGPPGGGVVSTAVFILAVLAAVLVTAAILLPVGTLFEAVFLRQIYDRDQVYQLVLTFALLLILLDVKKFIWGDSSIRTDAVYSAINTIPTSELVGLNYPTYNVFVIFVGTAVVAGLFWFFERTKTGRIIRATAIDREMATAIGVSTDRVFTLVFALGAFLAGFAGAMAVPPTAATLEMGTNPLVLSFVVIVIGGLGSLRGAFVGALLVGVIRSWMITLYPPGEIAAPFAIMALILLVKPEGLFGTWGETA; from the coding sequence ATGGCCGTAACACCCACAGCCGCGCTCGTCCAGACGCTCAACGGCATCCAGTTCGGGTTCATCCTGTTCATGATCGCCTCGGGACTGACCGTCATCCTGGGGATTCTGGATGTCCTGAACCTCGCCCACGGAGAACTGTTCTCGCTGGGCGCGTACACCGCCATCGGCGTGTTCGGGTTTCTTATCGGTATCGTCGGCCCGCCGGGCGGTGGCGTCGTCAGCACCGCCGTGTTCATACTCGCGGTCCTCGCCGCCGTGCTGGTGACGGCGGCCATCCTCCTCCCCGTCGGCACCCTCTTTGAAGCGGTGTTCCTGCGCCAGATCTACGACCGCGACCAGGTGTACCAGCTGGTTCTGACCTTCGCTCTCTTGCTTATCCTCCTCGACGTGAAGAAGTTCATCTGGGGGGACAGCTCGATACGGACCGACGCCGTCTACAGCGCTATCAACACAATCCCGACGAGCGAACTCGTCGGGCTGAACTACCCGACCTACAACGTGTTCGTCATCTTCGTCGGCACGGCCGTCGTTGCGGGACTGTTCTGGTTCTTCGAACGCACGAAGACCGGGCGCATCATCAGAGCAACGGCCATCGACCGCGAGATGGCGACTGCCATCGGCGTCAGCACCGACCGCGTGTTCACGCTCGTGTTCGCTCTCGGAGCCTTCCTCGCGGGGTTCGCTGGCGCGATGGCCGTCCCGCCGACGGCGGCGACGCTTGAGATGGGCACCAATCCGCTCGTGCTTTCCTTCGTCGTCATCGTCATCGGCGGCCTCGGAAGCCTCCGCGGCGCGTTCGTCGGCGCACTCCTCGTCGGTGTCATCCGGAGCTGGATGATTACGCTGTACCCGCCCGGCGAAATCGCGGCCCCGTTCGCAATCATGGCGCTCATCCTGCTGGTCAAGCCAGAGGGCCTGTTCGGAACGTGGGGTGAGACAGCGTGA